The stretch of DNA GCGTTGGAACAGCACACCCTCATTGTTCACCCTGATTTAGAGACCATCCAGCAAACCGACAAGGAAGCGAGATTATTCGTCCACTCACTTTTATAAAAAGGTGGTTATACATTTGAGTTCTATTATTGCGTTTATTGTTATATTTGGAGCCTTGGTTTTCTTTCATGAATTGGGCCACTTCATATTTGCCAAAAGGGCGGGCATCCTTTGCCGCGAATTCGCCATAGGGCTCGGGCCGAAAGTTTTCTACCATCGAAAAGGCGAAACAACCTACACATTGCGGTTGTTGCCGTTAGGAGGATACGTCCGCATGGCCGGTCAAGATCCGGAAATGGTGGATTTGAAGGCGGGTCACCGCATCGGTGTCCTATTTAATGAAAAGGAAGAGATCGTCAAAATCATCGTGAACGGCAAGGATCGCTATCCTGAGGCGCGGGTGATTGAAGTTGAACAAGCAGATTTAGAGCATCAGCTGACGATCCGCGGCTATGAAGACGGAGAAGAAGAACTGAAAACTTTCTCTATCCACCGGGAAGCTGTGCTGGTGGAGGATGGGGTTGAAAGTCAAATTTCTCCCTGGGACCGTCAATTTGATTCCAAAACACTTGGTCAAAGAGCCATGGCAATCTTTGCCGGACCGCTCTTTAACTTTATATTAGCTTTTATTGTGTTTACGATTATCGCCATTATTCAAGGGGTGCCAACCAATGAAGCGAAGCTCGGCCCTCTGGTCCCTGAAGGTGCAGCGGTTGAAGCTGGACTAGCCGAGGGAGATAAAGTCATCAGCATCAACGGGGAAGCAGTCTCCAGCTGGAAGGATATTCAAGCGACCATTCAAAAGAATCCTCAAACAGAAATGCAATTTACAGTGCAGCGCGGAGAAGAAACATTGAACATTTCCGTAACGCCTACGATTCGGGAAGTTGAAGATCAGAAGATTGGAGTCATTGGTGCATACAGCCCGATGGAAAAAGACTTTTTCCAATCCATTGTATACGGGGCGAAGGAGACCTATTTTTGGACGATTGAAATATTCCGTCTGCTGGGGAAATTAGTCACTGGGCAATTTTCAATTGATATGCTGTCTGGTCCGGTCGGCATCTATGTTTCCACAGAAACAATAGCCAAATCAGGGATCATCAACTTGATGAAATGGGCGGGTGTGTTAAGCATCAACCTCGGAATTATGAACTTGCTGCCGCTGCCTGCGCTGGATGGCGGAAGATTATTATTCTTCCTGGTGGAAGCTATTAGAGGCAAGCCGCTTGATCGCCAGAAAGAGGGAATGGTGCACTTTGTCGGATTTGCTTTATTAATCATGTTAATGATCGTTGTGACCTGGAATGATATTCAGCGATTCTTTTTACAATAATATAGTTTGAGGTGCGTGTAATGAAACAAAGCCAAACGTTAATTCCTACATTGAGAGAAATTCCGGCTGATGCGGAAGTAAAAAGCCATCAGCTGCTGCTTAAAGCTGGTTTTATCCGGCAGAATGCCAGCGGGGTATATAGTTATTTGCCGCTCGGTAAGAAAGTTTTGCGCAAAGTGGAAGAGATCGTTCGCGAAGAAATGGACGCGGCGGGAGCGGTTGAATTATTAATGCCGGCTCTGCAGCAGGCTGAGCTTTGGCAGGAATCAGGCCGCTGGTATACGTATGGTCCTGAATTAATGCGTTTAAAAGACCGCAATGAGCGGGAATTTGCCCTTGGTGCCACACATGAAGAGGTCATCACGAGCTTAATTCGTGATGAAATTAAATCGTACAAGCGTCTGCCGCTGACCTTCTATCAGATTCAGACAAAATTCCGCGATGAAAAGCGTCCTCGCTTTGGATTGCTTCGCGGCAGGGAATTTGTCATGAAAGACGCTTACTCCTTCCATTCGTCTCAAGAAAGCCTGGACGAAACGTATGAAAGAATATTTGCAGCCTATTCCAATATTTTCAAACGCTGCGGCTTAAATTTCCGGGCCGTCATCGCCGATTCCGGGGCGATGGGCGGCAAAGATACGCATGAATTCATGGTGCTATCGGAAATTGGTGAAGACACTATCGCCTACTCCGATCAGTCGGATTATGCCGCCAATATCGAAATGGCACCGGTTGTGACAGCATACGAAAAAGGAAATGAAGCGGAGCTGGAGAAAGAAAAAGTAGCCACACCTGGCATCAAAACAATCGCCGAAGTGACGGAGAGCTTGAACGTATCTGCTGAAAAATGCATCAAATCCTTGCTGTTTAAAGTGGATGAAGAATATGTCCTAGTGCTGGTAAGAGGGGATCACGAAGTCAATGATATTAAGCTGAAAAACTTATTCCAGGCAGCGCAGGTAGAGTTGGCTTCGCCGGAGGAAGTGCGTCAAGTGCTAGGATGTACAATCGGTTCCTTGGGGCCAATCGATGTGAAACAAGAGGTGAAAATAGTAGCGGATCGGGCGCTTCAAGCACTCACAAACGGTGTGAGCGGGGCGAATGAAGAAGGATACCACTATATCAACATCAATCCTGAGAAAGATTTTACCGTCGACCAGTACGCCGATCTGCGTTTCATTCAAGAAGGCGATATCTCACCAGATGGTCAAGGGGTTATTAAGTTTGCCAAAGGAATTGAAGTTGGGCATGTGTTCAAGCTCGGCACGCGCTATAGTGAAGCGATGAATGCTGCGTACCTGGATGAAAACGGGCGGTCAAAGCCGATGATTATGGGCTGTTACGGGATTGGAGTATCCCGGACGTTAGCAGCGGTCGCCGAACAGTTTAACGATGAGAAAGGCTTTGTCTGGCCAAAAGCACTTGCACCGTATGATGTGCATCTCATTCCGATCAATATGAAGGATGAGCATCAGCGCGTTTTAGCCGAGCGCATTTACAGCATGCTACGTGAGAACCGCTATGATGTGTTAATGGATGACCGGGCTGAACGGCCGGGTGTAAAGTTTGCTGATAGCGATTTAATCGGTTTGCCGCTTCGCATCACTGTCGGCAAGAAAGCTTCCGAAGGCATTGTTGAATTAAAAATCCGCCATAGCGGTGAAATGATCGAGGTGCCTGAAAATCAACTAGCAGCTAAAATTCATGAACTTTATCAAACTTTATAAGAGTGGATGATTACTTCTCCATTAGAAAATAACCGGTCCACAAGCCAGGCAACTGCCGGCGCGGCGCCTTCCTGACGCCAACAGGCGAAGGGGGCAGCGGCTGTCCGGCTGATGCGGGATAAATAAAAAAGGTGCCTGCTGCAGGCGCCTTTTTTAGTCCCGGGCAAAATACATTTGGGAGGCATAAGGATGAGTACAGAATCCCAGGGCAAACGCCAACGGTTTCAATTGCTGCTGCAGCAGCTAAAGCTGACGGATGATACAATCATCAAGCATTTTGAAGGAGCGGAAATTTCAAAGCTGACCGTCGAGCGCAAATCCAAGAGATGGCATTTCTTGTTTGCAGTGAAACAGATCGTTCCATGTCAAGTGCTAGAGATATTTGCTCATGCGTTAACTCATGCGTTTAAAGAAATCGCTGCCGTTACCTTTTCTGTTCAAGCGGAAAAAACAGACGTTTCAGAGGAGCTCCTCGCGGATTATTGGATGTTTTGCATTAAGCAATTAGACGGTATATCGCCGCCGATGCTTGCCTTATTAAACCGCCGTCTTCCTGAAATTGAAGGGAATAAACTGATTGTCCGCGTTCATAACGAAGCGGAAGGGCTGGCATTGAAAGGCAAATACGGGGATTGGATTTCGAGAATTTATCAAAGTTATGGGTTTCCACCTGTCAGTCTGGGCATCGAAGTTTCCGAGCAGAACAAAGACACAGAATTTCAGCAGTTTTTAGAAGCTAAGCATAAAGAAGATGCTGAACGGGCGCTGCAAGCCGTTGCTGAAATGCAAAAACGGGAAACGAATGCCGGCGAGGGTGGAGAAGAATACGAGGGCCCGTTAATGATCGGCTTGAAGATAAAAAATGACGCGGATTTTAAAAGGCTGGAAGACATTCGCGATGAAGAGCGGAGAATAGCCATTGAAGGGTATGTGTTTGAGGCGGAGACAAAAGAACTTCGCAGCGGACGCACACTTTTAACTTTTAAAATAACGGATTATACAGATTCGCTGCTGGTGAAAATGTTTTCCCGCGACAAAGAAGATGCGGCTCTTTTCGGCAGAGTGAAGAAGGGCATGTGGCTGAAAGCAAGAGGTACCGTGCAAAATGACACGTTCGTCCGCGATTTGGTCATGATTGCCAACGATATTAACGAGGTGGCTCCCGTTACCCGCGAGGATACGGCGCCGGCTGAAGAAAAAAGAGTGGAACTGCATCTGCATACGCCAATGAGTCAAATGGATGCTGTAACACCAGTGAGTGATTTGGTTGCCCAAGCGAGCAAGTGGGGGCATAAGGCCATTGCGATTACCGATCATGCGGTCGCGCAATCCTTCCCTGAGGCGTACAGTGCGGGAAAGAAACACGGCATTAAAGTGCTGTACGGGATCGAAGCGAATTTAGTGGATGATGGTGTTCCGATTGCTTATAATGAGGTGCACCGCTATTTGCCTGACGAGACCTATGTCGTATTCGATGTCGAGACAACCGGCTTATCAGCCGTCTACGACACGATCATTGAACTGGCGGCTGTAAAAATTAAAGATGGGGAAATTATCGACCGTTTTGAATCATTCGCGAATCCTCATCATCCTTTATCAGCCACAACGATTAACTTGACAGGAATCACGGATGATTTAGTACAGTCGGCTCCGGAAGTGGAGGAAGTGCTTCAGAAGTTTCAAGCATGGACACAGGATGCTGTTTTAGTGGCTCACAACGCTTCTTTTGATATGGGCTTCTTGAATGCCGGCTATCAGCGGTACCAGCTGGGCAAAGCAGATAATCCTGTTATTGATACGCTGGAGCTGGCCAGATTATTATATCCTACGATGAAAAATCACCGCTTAAATACACTCGCTAAAAAGTTTGATGTCGAGCTGACACAGCACCATAGGGCGATTTACGATGCGGAAGCCACCGGTTATTTATTATTAAAGATGCTGAGGGATGCCGCTGAAAAAGGGATCGAGTACCATGATCAATTCAACGCACATATGGGAGAGGGAAATGCTTATAAACGGGCGCGTCCGTATCACTGTACCATTTTGGCTCAAAACGACACCGGCTTAAAAAATCTCTTTAAGCTTGTCTCCATTTCCCATATTAACTATTTTTATCGGGTTCCGCGAATTCCAAGATCCGTACTGCAAAAACATCGGGAAGGATTAATTATCGGTTCAGGCTGCGACAAAGGTGAAGTCTTTGAAAGCATGATGCAAAAAGGGAAGGAAGAAGCGGAGAAAAAGGCCAGGTTTTACGATTATTTGGAAATTCACCCAAAAGAAGTCTACGCTCATTTAATCGAGCTGGAGCTCGTGCGCGATGAACAAGCGCTTGAGGACATTTTGCGAAAGATCGTTGAGCTCGGCGAAAAGCTGCAGCTGCCAGTAGCCGCTACCGGCAATGTCCACTATTTACATCCAAGCGATAAAATTCACCGGAAAATATTAGTGAGCTCACAGGGTGGAGCCAATCCGCTGAACCGTCATGAACTTCCTGACGTTCATTTTCGGACGACGAATGAAATGCTGGATGCTTTCAGCTTTTTAGGAAAAGAACAAGCGAAAAAAGTCGTGGTGGAAACACCCAATCTCATCGCTGACCGCCTGGAAGAAATTAAACCGATTAAGGATGATTTGTTTACACCAAAAATTGAAGGTGCGGATGAGGAAATTCGCAACATGAGCTATGACAGGGCAAAAAGCATTTATGGAGAAGAACTCCCTGAAATCGTGGAAGCCCGCTTGGAAAAGGAATTAAAAAGCATTATCGGCCACGGGTTTGCCGTAATTTACCTCATTTCTCATAAGCTTGTAAAGAAATCGCTTGATGACGGCTATCTGGTTGGTTCGCGGGGCTCTGTCGGCTCTTCTTTTGTCGCCACGATGACAGAGATCACAGAAGTGAACCCTTTGCCGCCCCACTACGTTTGTCCAAAATGCCAGACATCTGAATTTTTTAATGACGGCTCTGTCGGTTCAGGCTTCGATTTGCCGGACAAAAACTGCCCGAATTGCGGCACTGCTTACACAAAGGACGGCCATGACATTCCGTTTGAAACATTCTTAGGCTTTAAAGGCGATAAAGTGCCGGATATTGACCTCAACTTCTCGGGTGAATATCAGCCGCGCGCCCATAATTATACGAAAGTCCTGTTCGGTGAAGACAATGTGTATCGGGCAGGTACGATCGGAACGGTCGCTGATAAAACAGCCTTCGGATATGTGAAAGGATACGCAGCTGATCATAATCTGCAGCTCCGCGGGGCAGAGGTCGATAGGCTGGCGAAAGGCTGCACAGGAGTGAAGCGGACGACTGGCCAACACCCCGGCGGTATTATTGTCGTTCCCGATTATATGGATATCTATGATTTTTCACCTATCCAGTATCCGGCAGACAGTGATAAGTCCGAATGGCGCACCACTCATTTTGACTTTCATTCCATTCACGACAATTTGCTGAAGCTTGATATTCTCGGGCACGATGATCCAACGGTGATTCGGATGCTTCAAGATCTTTCAGGCATTGATCCGAAAACGATTCCGACCGACGATCCTGAAGTGATGAAGATTTTCAGCGGCACGGAATCGCTTGGAGTGACCCCTGAACAAATCTTATGTAAAACCGGCACGCTGGGTATTCCGGAATTCGGTACGCGCTTCGTTCGGCAAATGCTGGAAGACACGAAACCGACCACTTTTTCCGAGCTGGTGCAGATTTCAGGACTATCTCATGGCACCGATGTATGGCTCGGAAATGCTCAAGAGCTTATCCAAAATGGAATTTGCGAGCTAAGCGACGTCATCGGATGCCGCGATGATATTATGGTTTATTTAATTTACCAAGGCCTGGACCCGGCCTTTGCCTTTAAAATCATGGAATTTGTGCGAAAAGGGAGAGGCCTGACCGAAGAAATGGAAGAGGAAATGCGCAATAAGAAAGTGCCGGAATGGTATATTGACTCATGCAAGAAAATCAAATACATGTTCCCAAAAGCACATGCCACCGCCTATGTTCTGATGGCGGTGCGAATCGCCTACTTTAAAGTGCATCTGCCTCTGCTGTATTACGCTGCATACTTTACTGTGCGGGCGGAAGACTTTGATATAGAAGCGATGGTGAGAGGAACAGCCGCTATCAGATCCAGGTTGGAAGAAATCAACGCCAAAGGTTTAGATGCCTCGCCCAAAGAAAAAAGTTTATTGACTGTGCTTGAACTTGCTCTGGAAATGACGGAGCGCGGTTTTCGTTTTCAAAAGGTCGATCTGTACCGTTCGAGCGCGGATCAATTTGTAATTGACGGAGACTCCTTAATACCGCCGTTCAATGCGATCCCGGGCCTTGGAACCAACGCAGCCTATAACATCGTCAAAGCGCGCCAAGAGGGAGAGTTTTTGTCAAAAGAAGATTTGCAGCAGCGCGGAAAGGTATCCAAAACCATTATCGAATATTTGGATCAGCATGGATGTCTCGCTTCGCTTCCTGATCAAAATCAGCTTTCCTTATTCTAGCATCAGATGCCCCAGTTGCATAAAATAGAGGGTTGTGGTATATTCTTTAATAGAAATACTAATTGATAACTCTCTTTGAAAGAGTGGGGCATCCCCACTCTTTCGTGTTTGTAAAGGAGTTTCATTCTTGGTCAGGAAGGCTAGTCAACCAGGAGGGTATATATGAGTAAAGTAATTGAAATTGTTGAACAGCTGGCAAAACCAATTGCGGAAGAGCTGCATTTGGAATTGGTTGATGTCGAGTACGTAAAGGAAGGAAAGAACTGGTTTTTGCGTGTGTACGTTGATAAAGAAACAGGAGTCGATATCGAAGAATGCGGCATTGTCAGCGAGCGCTTGAGTGAGAAGCTCGATGAAGCAGATCCGATTCCTTATAATTACTTCCTTGAAGTGTCTTCTCCCGGTGCGGAGCGGCCGCTCAAAAAAACGGCGGATTACGAGAGAGCCGTCGGCAAAAGAGTGAATGTGAAAACGTACGAGCCGATCGCTGGAGAGAAGGTTTTTGAAGGCACGCTATTGTCATTCGAAGAGAGTGAATTGACCATTGAATATATGGTGAAAACAAGCAAGAAACAAGTGCAAATCCCTATGGAGAAAGTGGCGAAAGCCCGCCTGGCTGTTTCCTTCTCTTAACCGGGAAGAAGGGCGAGTAAGGGCTTGAGCATGGAACCCCGCAACCGCTTATCAGCAAGCGATTGCGGCTTGGGGCTGCAAGCTGCCGAGCGGCCTTCTATTTCAAAAAAAGGATCGCTAAAGCAGCGTTTGATCATATTTAAGGGGGCGGAACGTTCGATGAGCACTGAATTATATGATGCTCTTTTATATTTGGAGAAAGAAAAAGGAATTGAAAGAGGTTTAATTACAGAAGCGATTGAAGCCGCGCTGATTTCTGCATACAAACGCAATTTCAATCAAGCGCAAAATGTCCGAGTCGATTTAAATATTGAGACTGGCACAATGCGTGTTTTTGCCCGCAAGGAAGTCGTGGAAGAGGTTTTTGATTCCCGCTTGGAAATTTCGGAAGCGGAAGCGCGCGAAATCAATCCGGCGTATGAAATTGGCGATATCGTGGAGATGGAAGTGACTCCGAAGGACTTCGGCCGCATTGCTGCGCAAACGGCCAAGCAAGTAGTAACACAGCGGGTGCGGGAAGCGGAAAGAGGCATAATCTATTCAGAATTTGTTGACCGCGAAGAGGATATTATGACTGGAATTGTTCAAAGGCAAGATTCTCGCTTCATTTACGTAAGCCTTGGTAAAATTGAAGCGCTGCTGCCGCTATCTGAGCAAATGCCCAATGAAAGTTATAAACCGCATGACCGCATTAAAGTGTATATCACAAAGGTAGAACGCACAACGAAAGGACCGCAAATCTTCGTATCGAGAACCCATCCGGGACTGCTCAAGCGCTTATTTGAAATTGAAGTTCCTGAAATTTTCGATGGAACGGTGGAAATTCGTTCCGTTTCACGCGAAGCGGGCGACCGTTCTAAAATATCTGTTTACGCGGAAAATCCGGAGGTTGATCCGGTGGGAGCATGCGTAGGTCCAAAAGGAAACCGCGTCCAAGCCATCGTGAACGAACTGAAGGGCGAAAAAATTGATATCGTCAAATGGTCTGAAGATCCGGTTGTATTTGTGGCTAATGCCCTAAGTCCGTCCAAAGTGCTGGATGTACAGGTGGATGAAGAAGCGAAGGCTACCACAGTTGTTGTGCCGGATTATCAGCTGTCTCTGGCGATCGGCAAACGCGGACAAAACGCCCGTTTGGCGGCTAAATTAACCGGCTGGAAGATCGATATTAAAAGCGAAACAGATGCCCGTGAAGCAGGGATATATCCTCGGGAAGATGGCGAGGCACATCCTCCCGCAGATGAGGCTAGCGACTTTTCCTCCGAAGAAATTGAATAAGAGGTGAAGAAAAATGGCTAAATCTAAAAAAGTTCCGCTAAGAAAATGTGCGGCAACAGGCGAGATGAAAGCAAAGAAAGAAATGGTGCGGATCGTCCGTTCAAAAGAAGGCGAGGTGTCCGTGGATCTGACGGGAAAGAAACCAGGCCGCGGCACTTACTTATCCAAAGATAAAGAAGCAGTTGAAATGGCTAGAAAAAGAGGCGTCTTATCAAGACAGCTAAATGCAGAGGTTCCGGATGCCGTTTATGATGAGCTGCTTGCTCTCGTGGAAAAGGGGAATCATTGATCCATGAAGCAGCCGCAATGGGCAGGGTTACTCGGGTTAGCTAATCGCGCAAGAAAGGTCATATCAGGTGAAGAGTTGACAGTTAAAGAAATTCAGAAAGGCCGGGCTAAGCTCGTATTGCTGTCGCGTGATGCCTCCCCCAATACAAAAAAGAAGATACAGGACAAAGCCGGGTATTATCAGGTGCCTGTAAAATGGGTGGATAATCGCTATGCTCTGGGCCAAGCAATCGGCAAAGATGCAAGGGTGGTTCTAGCTGTTTTAGATGCGGGGTTTGCCGGCAAGCTTAGCTCCCTAATTGATCAATGTGCGCGAGAAGCCGGTATTTAGCAAAAAAAAGCGAATGAACGCGCCCAAGACAAGAGCGCATCAAGCAAAAGCAGTCTCCGATAAGGAGAAAAGGTGACATGTAGAAGTCTCTAGCCATATCACTGTTATTGAAGAGGAGGCTATACAAACATTGGATAAATCGTTAAAGAATAAATCATCTAATCAAACAAAAGCTGGTCAGAACAAACAAGCAGGCAATAGAGGTAAAGCAGGGGGCAAATCGCCATCCGGCAACAAAAAAGGATTGAATCAAGGAAAAGGGAATAATAAAAATCAAGGCCGCAATAAAAATCAAGCCAAAAGAAATAATAAGCCGGCCCCGCAACAAGCCCCAAAAGTGAAAGAGCTGCCGGAAAAAATTACATTCACCGGTTCGTTAACGGTGTCAGAGCTTGCGAAGAAATTAAACCGTGAACCGTCAGAGATCATTAAAAAGCTCTTCATGGTAGGCATCATGGCAACCATTAACCAGGAACTTGACAGCGATGCTATTGAACTGATCGCCGGAGAATACGGCGTAGAAGTCGAAGAAGAAGTGCTGATTGATAAAGCGGATCTTGAAATTTATTTTGAGCAAGAAGACGAAGGGACCTTGATCGAACGCCCTGCTGTTGTGACAATTATGGGGCACGTCGATCATGGAAAGACAACTCTTCTGGATTCCATCCGGCACACGAAAGTAACGGAAGGAGAAGCCGGCGGCATCACTCAGCACATCGGCGCTTATCAGATCGAAGCGGGAGATAAAAAAATCACCTTCCTTGATACACCAGGGCACGCAGCCTTTACAACAATGCGGGCGCGCGGTGCGAAAATCACCGATATTACCATTCTCGTGGTTGCCGCTGATGACGGAGTCATGCCGCAAACCATTGAAGCCATCAATCACGCCAAAGCAGCGGAAGTTCCGATCATTGTGGCGGTGAATAAAATCGACAAACCGACAGCTAACCCGGATCGCGTCATGCAGGAATTGACTGAGCATGGCCTTGTGCCTGAAGACTGGGGCGGCGATACGATTTTCGTTCCTTTATCAGCCAAGCATGGAGAAGGAATTGATACGCTGCTGGAAATGATTCTGCTAGTGGCAGAAGTAGAGGAGTTAAAAGCCAGCCCAGATCGCCGCGCCATCGGTACAGTGATTGAAGCTGAACTGGATAAAGGACGGGGTTCTGTGGCGACATTGCTCGTGCAAAACGGAACCTTGCATGTGGGAGACCCTATTGTCGTCGGAAATACGCACGGCCGTGTGCGGGCTATGGTCAATGACATTGGCCGGCGCGTCAAAACAGCGGGGCCTTCTACTCCGGTAGAAATTACCGGACTCAATGAAGTTCCTTTAGCTGGAGACCGCTTTGTCGTATTTAAAGATGAAAAAACCGCCCGCCAAATTGGGGAAGCGCGTGCACAGGAAGCACTGCAGGCTCAGCGAAGCGAGAAAACCCGCGTCAGCTTAGACAACTTGTTTGAGCACATGAAACAAGGGGAAATGAAAGAAATAAATATCGTTTTAAAAGCGGATGTGCAAGGTTCGCTTGAAGCGGTGGCGGCTGCTCTGCAAAAGATTGAAGTAGAGGGCGTCAATGTAAAAATAATTCACACAGGCGTTGGTGCTATCACAGAATCTGATATTATCCTCGCTTCCGCTTCCGATGCCATCGTGATCGGCTTCAACGTCCGTCCGGATGTGAATGCTAAGCGGGCGGCGGAAGAAGAAGAGGTGGATGTTCGTCTCCATCGCATTATTTACAAAGTAATTGAAGAAATCGAGTCAGCTATGAAAGGCATGCTTGATCCTGAATTCCAAGAAAAAATTATTGGTCAAGCGGAAGTGCGCCAAACGTTTAAAGTATCAAAAGTGGGAACTATTGCCGGTTCTTATGTGACAGAGGGCAAGGTGACCCGCAACAGCGGCGTGCGTTTAATCCGTGACGGAATTGTAATTTTTGAAGGGGAAATCGATGCGCTTAAGCGTTTCAAAGATGATGCCAAAGAAGTCAGCCAAGGCTACGAATGCGGCATTACCATCAAGAACTTCAATGATGTGAAAGAAGGAGACGTTATTGAAGCCTTTATT from Bacillus xiapuensis encodes:
- the infB gene encoding translation initiation factor IF-2; the encoded protein is MDKSLKNKSSNQTKAGQNKQAGNRGKAGGKSPSGNKKGLNQGKGNNKNQGRNKNQAKRNNKPAPQQAPKVKELPEKITFTGSLTVSELAKKLNREPSEIIKKLFMVGIMATINQELDSDAIELIAGEYGVEVEEEVLIDKADLEIYFEQEDEGTLIERPAVVTIMGHVDHGKTTLLDSIRHTKVTEGEAGGITQHIGAYQIEAGDKKITFLDTPGHAAFTTMRARGAKITDITILVVAADDGVMPQTIEAINHAKAAEVPIIVAVNKIDKPTANPDRVMQELTEHGLVPEDWGGDTIFVPLSAKHGEGIDTLLEMILLVAEVEELKASPDRRAIGTVIEAELDKGRGSVATLLVQNGTLHVGDPIVVGNTHGRVRAMVNDIGRRVKTAGPSTPVEITGLNEVPLAGDRFVVFKDEKTARQIGEARAQEALQAQRSEKTRVSLDNLFEHMKQGEMKEINIVLKADVQGSLEAVAAALQKIEVEGVNVKIIHTGVGAITESDIILASASDAIVIGFNVRPDVNAKRAAEEEEVDVRLHRIIYKVIEEIESAMKGMLDPEFQEKIIGQAEVRQTFKVSKVGTIAGSYVTEGKVTRNSGVRLIRDGIVIFEGEIDALKRFKDDAKEVSQGYECGITIKNFNDVKEGDVIEAFIEEEIERK